A stretch of the Conger conger chromosome 3, fConCon1.1, whole genome shotgun sequence genome encodes the following:
- the osgepl1 gene encoding tRNA N6-adenosine threonylcarbamoyltransferase, mitochondrial isoform X1, whose translation MLRRNVILCQRAFSRPLSTRLVLGIETSCDDTGAAVLDETGLILGESLHSQKDVHLKTGGIIPVVAQRLHKENIARVVQEALDKSGIAPRDLSAVATTVKPGLALSLGIGLEYSLNFIQRHKMSFIPIHHMEAHALTVRMNQPVPFPFLVLLISGGHCLLAVARDIDDFLLLGKALDEAPGDTLDKVARRLSLVKHPKCSTLSGGQAIELLAREGNRLKFHFKSPMGQHYDCNFSFAGLRNQVSRMISKKEEEEGIQKGEILSCVNDIAAAAQHTVASHIARRTHRAILFCKARGLLPQSRPSLVVSGGVACNNYIRKTLQIVTEATEFDLLCPPAKLCTDNGVMIAWNGVEKLREGKGIVTHVAHIRYEPKAPLGTDITGQVKEAAIQVPPLKLKISQ comes from the exons ATGTTGAGACGTAACGTTATATTATGCCAAAGAGCGTTTTCTCGACCGTTAAGCACGAGACTGGTACTGGGCATAGAAACTAGCTGTGATGACACAGGAGCCGCTGTTTTGGACGAAACTGGCCTGATACTTGGGGAATCTTTACATTCCCAGAAAGATGTGCACTTAAA AACAGGGGGGATTATTCCTGTGGTGGCCCAGAGACTGCACAAAGAGAACATAGCTCGTGTGGTCCAAGAAGCCCTCGACAAGAGCGGAATTGCACCCAGAGACCTGTCTGCCGTGGCGACCACAGTGAAGCCTGGTCTTGCCCTGAGCCTGGGAATTGGGCTGGAATACAGTCTGAACTTTATTCAGCGACACAAGATGTCTTTTATCCCTATTCACCATATGGAGGCACATGCTCTAACGGTCAGGATGAATCAACCGGTGCCGTTTCCCTTCCTGGTTCTCTTGATCTCAGGAGGACACTGCCTCTTAGCTGTGGCCAGAGACATCGATGACTTTCTCCTTTTGGGAAAGGCATTGGATGAAGCACCAGGAGACACATTAGATAAG GTAGCAAGAAGATTGTCTCTGGTGAAACACCCAAAGTGCTCCACTTTGAGCGGGGGCCAAGCTATCGAGCTGTTGGCCCGAGAGGGTAACAGGTTAAAGTTCCACTTCAAGTCTCCCATGGGGCAGCATTATGATTGCAATTTCTCTTTCGCTGGTCTCCGAAACCAGGTATCACGGATGATAAGCaaaaaagaggaggaagaag GTATTCAGAAGGGGGAGATCCTGTCATGTGTGAATGACATAGCTGCAGCAGCTCAGCATACTGTGGCCTCTCACATTGCCCGCCGCACCCATCGAGCCATCCTCTTCTGCAAGGCAAGAGGCCTGCTGCCTCAAAGCAGACCCTCTCTG GTAGTGTCTGGAGGAGTGGCCTGCAATAATTATATTCGAAAGACTTTGCAAATCGTCACAGAAGCGACCGAATTCGATTTGCTCTGTCCACCAGCAAAGTTGTGCACTGACAATGGAGTCATGATTGCATG GAATGGGGTTGAAAAGCTAAGAGAAGGAAAGGGGATAGTGACACATGTTGCTCATATCAGATACGAACCTAA GGCACCTTTGGGCACGGACATAACTGGGCAGGTGAAAGAGGCAGCGATTCAAGTGCCACCATTAAAACTGAAGATCAGCCAATGA
- the osgepl1 gene encoding tRNA N6-adenosine threonylcarbamoyltransferase, mitochondrial isoform X2, whose amino-acid sequence MSFIPIHHMEAHALTVRMNQPVPFPFLVLLISGGHCLLAVARDIDDFLLLGKALDEAPGDTLDKVARRLSLVKHPKCSTLSGGQAIELLAREGNRLKFHFKSPMGQHYDCNFSFAGLRNQVSRMISKKEEEEGIQKGEILSCVNDIAAAAQHTVASHIARRTHRAILFCKARGLLPQSRPSLVVSGGVACNNYIRKTLQIVTEATEFDLLCPPAKLCTDNGVMIAWNGVEKLREGKGIVTHVAHIRYEPKAPLGTDITGQVKEAAIQVPPLKLKISQ is encoded by the exons ATGTCTTTTATCCCTATTCACCATATGGAGGCACATGCTCTAACGGTCAGGATGAATCAACCGGTGCCGTTTCCCTTCCTGGTTCTCTTGATCTCAGGAGGACACTGCCTCTTAGCTGTGGCCAGAGACATCGATGACTTTCTCCTTTTGGGAAAGGCATTGGATGAAGCACCAGGAGACACATTAGATAAG GTAGCAAGAAGATTGTCTCTGGTGAAACACCCAAAGTGCTCCACTTTGAGCGGGGGCCAAGCTATCGAGCTGTTGGCCCGAGAGGGTAACAGGTTAAAGTTCCACTTCAAGTCTCCCATGGGGCAGCATTATGATTGCAATTTCTCTTTCGCTGGTCTCCGAAACCAGGTATCACGGATGATAAGCaaaaaagaggaggaagaag GTATTCAGAAGGGGGAGATCCTGTCATGTGTGAATGACATAGCTGCAGCAGCTCAGCATACTGTGGCCTCTCACATTGCCCGCCGCACCCATCGAGCCATCCTCTTCTGCAAGGCAAGAGGCCTGCTGCCTCAAAGCAGACCCTCTCTG GTAGTGTCTGGAGGAGTGGCCTGCAATAATTATATTCGAAAGACTTTGCAAATCGTCACAGAAGCGACCGAATTCGATTTGCTCTGTCCACCAGCAAAGTTGTGCACTGACAATGGAGTCATGATTGCATG GAATGGGGTTGAAAAGCTAAGAGAAGGAAAGGGGATAGTGACACATGTTGCTCATATCAGATACGAACCTAA GGCACCTTTGGGCACGGACATAACTGGGCAGGTGAAAGAGGCAGCGATTCAAGTGCCACCATTAAAACTGAAGATCAGCCAATGA